One window of the Streptomyces asoensis genome contains the following:
- a CDS encoding acetylxylan esterase, whose translation MPLFDLADEELRAYRSASIEPEDFDAFWSKTLQEAREHDLDARFEPVDTGLTTVEVYDVTFAGFGGHPVKGWLTLPAGTGEPLPLVVEFVGYGGGRGLPHEHLLWASTGRAHFIMDTRGQGSAWGGGGGTADPVGGAPSYPGFMTRGIDAPENYYYRRVFTDAVRAVEAARSHPLTDAARTVAIGGSQGGGITIAVGGLVPDLAGIAPDVPFLCDFPRAAILTDRHPYREIGLFLKTHRGRAQDVLGTLAYFDGVHFASRGSAPALFSAALEDQTCPPSTVYAAFNAWAHEDKEIEVYDFNDHEGGGPYQEAAKLRWLRSYV comes from the coding sequence ATGCCCCTGTTCGACCTGGCCGACGAGGAGCTCCGCGCCTACCGCAGCGCGTCCATCGAGCCCGAGGACTTCGACGCGTTCTGGTCCAAGACCCTCCAGGAGGCCCGCGAGCACGACCTGGACGCCCGCTTCGAGCCGGTCGACACGGGCCTGACCACGGTGGAGGTGTACGACGTGACCTTCGCCGGGTTCGGCGGGCACCCCGTCAAGGGCTGGCTGACGCTGCCCGCCGGGACCGGGGAACCGCTGCCCCTGGTCGTGGAGTTCGTCGGCTACGGCGGTGGCCGCGGGCTGCCGCACGAGCACCTGCTGTGGGCGTCGACGGGCCGCGCGCACTTCATCATGGACACCCGCGGCCAGGGCAGCGCCTGGGGCGGTGGCGGCGGCACCGCGGACCCGGTGGGCGGTGCGCCCTCGTACCCCGGTTTCATGACGCGGGGCATCGACGCCCCGGAGAACTACTACTACCGCCGGGTGTTCACGGACGCGGTGCGCGCGGTCGAGGCGGCCCGCTCCCACCCGCTGACCGACGCGGCACGGACCGTGGCGATCGGCGGGAGCCAGGGCGGCGGCATCACGATCGCCGTGGGCGGTCTGGTACCGGATCTCGCGGGCATCGCCCCGGACGTGCCGTTCCTGTGCGACTTCCCCCGCGCGGCGATACTGACGGACCGTCACCCCTACCGCGAGATCGGCCTGTTCCTCAAGACACACCGCGGCCGCGCCCAGGACGTCCTGGGCACCCTGGCGTACTTCGACGGTGTGCACTTCGCGTCCCGGGGCTCGGCCCCCGCGCTGTTCTCGGCCGCCCTGGAGGACCAGACCTGCCCGCCGTCGACCGTGTACGCCGCGTTCAACGCGTGGGCGCACGAGGACAAGGAGATCGAGGTGTACGACTTCAACGACCATGAGGGCGGCGGCCCTTACCAGGAGGCGGCCAAGTTGCGCTGGCTGCGGTCGTACGTCTGA
- a CDS encoding nuclear transport factor 2 family protein, whose protein sequence is MDTRAAAERFVGVWERAWASHDVAALLELYAEGCVHRSMPFRAPHRGRAELEAYLRWSFAAERVTDVRFSPPVVGADRVAVAEFRVLSEEDGAPGTLAGCVLVRFDEGGLAVESRDYWHTAEGHQEPAGRTFLL, encoded by the coding sequence ATGGACACGCGTGCCGCCGCCGAGCGGTTCGTAGGGGTGTGGGAGCGGGCCTGGGCGTCGCACGACGTGGCGGCGCTGCTGGAGCTGTACGCCGAGGGCTGCGTCCACCGGTCGATGCCGTTCCGTGCACCGCACCGGGGGCGGGCCGAGCTGGAGGCCTATCTGCGCTGGTCTTTCGCGGCGGAGCGGGTGACCGACGTGCGGTTCTCGCCCCCGGTCGTGGGCGCGGACCGGGTCGCGGTGGCGGAGTTCCGGGTGCTGTCCGAGGAGGACGGGGCGCCCGGCACGCTGGCCGGCTGTGTCCTCGTCCGGTTCGACGAGGGCGGGCTGGCGGTCGAGTCACGGGACTACTGGCACACGGCGGAGGGCCACCAGGAACCGGCGGGGCGGACGTTTCTTCTGTGA
- a CDS encoding GntR family transcriptional regulator: MARSTTPTTPHVHPSADDRPLYRRIATELLGELRDGTITPGERLPAERQLAGHFGVSRQTVRQALEVLRSEGLVETDRRGSHAALPVGPLGTPSFLAFPVGARPADDPSAVARAAVSWETPPPEHAEALGLAPHRPTLVHRYESARADGRGLRTAVTSFSAVALAEVEELARYRDRADSNASPELRRAYDWMRRAGLTLHHRDCITHLDDDPSMRVTRRVHDQYARPLEITDLVVDTRREALVYAFTLPAAG, translated from the coding sequence ATGGCCCGCAGCACCACCCCCACCACCCCTCACGTCCACCCGTCCGCCGACGACCGGCCGCTGTACCGGCGGATCGCCACGGAACTGCTCGGCGAGCTGCGCGACGGCACCATCACGCCCGGCGAACGACTGCCGGCCGAGCGGCAGTTGGCCGGGCACTTCGGCGTCAGCAGGCAGACCGTACGGCAGGCCCTGGAGGTCCTGCGGAGCGAGGGGCTGGTCGAGACCGACCGGCGGGGCAGCCACGCCGCCCTGCCGGTCGGGCCGCTCGGGACGCCGTCGTTCCTCGCCTTCCCCGTGGGCGCGCGGCCCGCGGACGATCCGTCGGCGGTGGCCCGCGCCGCCGTCAGCTGGGAGACGCCCCCGCCCGAGCACGCCGAGGCGCTCGGGCTCGCCCCGCACCGGCCGACGCTGGTGCACCGCTACGAGTCCGCCCGCGCCGACGGACGGGGTCTGCGTACGGCCGTCACGTCCTTCTCCGCGGTGGCCCTGGCCGAGGTGGAGGAACTGGCCCGCTATCGCGACCGCGCCGACTCGAACGCCTCCCCGGAGCTCCGGCGGGCCTACGACTGGATGCGCCGGGCGGGCCTGACCCTGCACCACCGGGACTGCATCACGCACCTCGACGACGACCCGTCGATGCGGGTCACGCGGCGTGTGCACGACCAGTACGCGCGCCCGCTGGAGATCACCGACCTGGTGGTGGACACCCGGCGGGAGGCGCTGGTCTACGCGTTCACGCTGCCCGCTGCCGGGTGA
- a CDS encoding serine hydrolase domain-containing protein, with protein sequence MSEHVPQIHGHCDPRFAAVRAAFEENFRDRGELGAAVSVTVDGVPVADLWGGWADPARTRAWERDTVVNVWSTSKGPTALCAHILADRGLLDLDAPVAAYWPEFGAAGKERVPVRQLLSHRAGLAGLREPHSLEQLYDWELTTARLAATEPWWEPGTRSGYHAFTYGFLVGELVRRVSGLLPGAFLEREVTGPLGVDFTIGLPEKEAGRAAELVHPPVASSSEQAAILSQLAPAAIAALTNPVVGASEANSSRWRAAEIPAANGHGTARAVAALYGIFAGRGVYGGRRVLSPEAAERVREGQGTCRDLVLGAGFAHETEIGLGLWLSGPNGSYGPNPRAFGHDGFGGSCGLTDPEAGVSLGYVMNRMGPHIADDPRKTALVDALYSAL encoded by the coding sequence ATGTCCGAGCACGTGCCACAGATCCACGGCCATTGCGACCCTCGGTTCGCGGCGGTGCGCGCGGCCTTCGAGGAGAACTTCCGGGACCGGGGCGAGCTGGGCGCCGCGGTGAGCGTCACGGTCGACGGCGTGCCGGTGGCCGATCTGTGGGGCGGCTGGGCCGACCCGGCACGCACGCGCGCATGGGAGCGGGACACGGTGGTCAACGTGTGGTCCACGTCGAAGGGGCCGACGGCGCTGTGTGCGCACATCCTCGCCGACCGGGGGCTGCTCGACCTCGACGCTCCGGTGGCCGCGTACTGGCCGGAGTTCGGCGCGGCGGGCAAGGAGCGCGTCCCGGTCCGGCAGCTGCTGTCCCACCGGGCGGGCCTGGCCGGGCTGCGCGAGCCGCACTCGCTCGAGCAGCTCTACGACTGGGAGCTCACCACCGCGCGCCTCGCGGCCACGGAGCCCTGGTGGGAGCCGGGCACCCGGTCCGGCTATCACGCGTTCACCTACGGATTCCTGGTCGGGGAGCTGGTACGCCGGGTGTCGGGGCTGTTGCCGGGGGCGTTCCTGGAGCGGGAGGTGACCGGTCCGCTGGGCGTCGACTTCACGATCGGGCTGCCGGAGAAGGAGGCCGGGCGGGCGGCCGAGCTGGTGCATCCGCCGGTCGCCTCGTCCAGCGAACAGGCCGCGATCCTCAGCCAGTTGGCACCGGCGGCCATCGCCGCCCTGACCAATCCGGTGGTGGGCGCGAGCGAGGCCAACTCGTCGCGGTGGCGGGCCGCGGAGATCCCGGCGGCGAACGGCCACGGCACCGCGCGGGCGGTGGCCGCGCTCTACGGGATCTTCGCCGGCCGGGGTGTGTACGGCGGCCGGCGCGTTCTCTCCCCCGAGGCCGCCGAGCGGGTGCGCGAGGGACAGGGCACCTGCCGGGACCTGGTGCTGGGGGCGGGGTTCGCGCACGAGACGGAGATCGGGCTCGGGCTGTGGCTCAGCGGCCCGAACGGATCGTACGGACCCAACCCACGCGCTTTCGGACACGACGGCTTCGGCGGCTCGTGCGGGCTCACCGACCCGGAGGCGGGGGTGTCGCTGGGGTACGTGATGAACCGTATGGGGCCGCACATCGCCGACGACCCGCGGAAGACGGCGTTGGTGGACGCCCTGTACAGCGCGCTCTGA
- a CDS encoding NADP-dependent oxidoreductase, translating to MPKAYVFTRYGGPETEALVDLDRPRPGPGEVLVAVRAAGVNPVDWKQRTGYRRPGESGERAFPSVLGNEVAGVVEETGEGVTGFAPGDEVFGTAVAGGYAEYALLAAGITAHKPAELSFTDAATLPVAAATAYDGVHQLDLPAGATLLVTGAGGGVGVAVAQIAGARGLRVVGVASEGKKDFLESLGVVHVPSGPDWGEGVRLAAPDGVDGVYDLVGGEVLHEAAGLVRDRSRLITAGAPAEEVERLGGARVARARDAAVLRAVADLVVRGDLNPYVTLTFPLERAGEALREVESGHARGKVVLEIGADA from the coding sequence ATGCCGAAGGCGTACGTCTTCACCCGGTACGGCGGCCCGGAGACCGAGGCCCTCGTCGACCTGGACCGCCCACGGCCCGGGCCCGGCGAGGTGCTCGTCGCGGTGCGCGCGGCGGGTGTGAACCCCGTCGACTGGAAGCAGCGCACGGGCTACCGGCGCCCCGGCGAGAGCGGTGAGCGGGCGTTCCCCTCGGTCCTGGGCAACGAGGTGGCCGGCGTTGTCGAGGAGACCGGCGAGGGAGTCACCGGGTTCGCGCCCGGCGACGAGGTGTTCGGCACCGCCGTCGCGGGCGGCTACGCCGAGTACGCGCTGCTGGCCGCCGGCATCACCGCGCACAAGCCCGCCGAGCTGTCGTTCACCGATGCCGCGACCCTCCCGGTGGCCGCGGCGACCGCCTACGACGGTGTGCACCAGCTCGACCTGCCGGCCGGGGCGACGCTGCTCGTGACCGGCGCGGGCGGTGGAGTCGGTGTCGCCGTCGCGCAGATCGCCGGCGCCCGCGGACTGCGGGTCGTGGGCGTCGCGAGCGAGGGCAAGAAGGACTTCCTCGAGTCGCTGGGCGTCGTGCACGTCCCGTCCGGCCCGGACTGGGGGGAAGGCGTGCGCCTGGCCGCCCCGGACGGCGTCGACGGCGTCTACGACCTCGTCGGCGGCGAGGTGCTGCACGAGGCGGCCGGCCTGGTGCGGGACCGCTCCCGGCTGATCACCGCCGGAGCCCCGGCCGAGGAGGTCGAGCGGCTGGGCGGCGCCCGGGTGGCGCGCGCCCGCGACGCGGCCGTTCTGCGGGCGGTGGCGGACCTGGTCGTACGCGGCGACCTGAACCCGTATGTCACCCTCACGTTCCCGCTGGAGCGGGCGGGCGAGGCACTGCGCGAGGTCGAGAGCGGCCACGCCCGGGGCAAGGTCGTCCTGGAGATCGGAGCGGACGCATGA
- a CDS encoding MarR family winged helix-turn-helix transcriptional regulator, which translates to MEAAEAVETIQREMTSFARRARASAGRLHPELSLVSYTLLGHLEESGGCRATDLAAHYALDKSTVSRQVGALERAALIERRQDPEDHRVQVLHLTDAGRRILAQVTESRRTAFQERLAQWPQADLERFAEYLVRYNAWRGPAAGSDLPPPAVP; encoded by the coding sequence GTGGAAGCAGCCGAGGCCGTGGAGACGATCCAGCGGGAGATGACGAGCTTCGCCCGGCGGGCCCGTGCCTCGGCGGGCCGACTGCACCCCGAGCTGTCGCTGGTGTCGTACACGCTCCTCGGCCACCTGGAGGAGAGCGGCGGCTGCCGGGCCACCGACCTCGCCGCGCACTACGCCCTGGACAAGTCCACGGTCAGCCGCCAGGTCGGCGCCCTGGAACGCGCCGCGCTGATCGAGCGACGCCAGGACCCCGAGGACCACCGCGTCCAGGTCCTGCACCTCACCGACGCGGGCCGCCGCATCCTCGCCCAGGTCACCGAGAGCCGACGTACGGCCTTCCAAGAACGGCTGGCGCAGTGGCCGCAGGCGGACCTGGAGCGGTTCGCGGAGTACCTGGTGCGCTACAACGCGTGGCGTGGGCCCGCCGCCGGGAGCGACCTGCCTCCCCCGGCGGTCCCGTGA
- a CDS encoding putative protein N(5)-glutamine methyltransferase, which translates to MPPRSPASSSSPSCPSSPSAFSPSSSPSSPRDVLVAVLRGAGCVFAEEEAELILGAARTPDEAAAMAARRAGGLPLEHVVGWAEFHGLRVTVEPGVFVPRRRTEFLVDQALAAVPHASVVVDLCCGSGAVGAALAASLGQVELHAADIDAAAVSCARRNIADHGGHAYVGDLFAALPGQLRGRIDILAANVPYVPSGEVPLLPAEARDHEPLTALDGGGDGLDVLRRVVAEAPHWLAPGGCLLVETSERQAPAAVEAFARSGLTVRLADDEELYAHVVVGTRVR; encoded by the coding sequence ATGCCCCCTCGTTCTCCCGCTTCCTCGTCCTCTCCTTCTTGCCCTTCCTCTCCCTCTGCTTTCTCGCCTTCCTCCTCCCCTTCTTCGCCCCGTGACGTCCTGGTCGCCGTTCTGCGGGGTGCCGGGTGTGTGTTCGCCGAGGAGGAGGCGGAGTTGATCCTCGGCGCGGCCCGCACGCCGGACGAGGCCGCGGCCATGGCGGCCCGCCGCGCGGGGGGCCTGCCCCTCGAACACGTCGTCGGCTGGGCCGAGTTCCACGGGCTGCGCGTCACCGTCGAGCCGGGCGTCTTCGTGCCCCGCCGCCGTACCGAGTTCCTCGTCGACCAGGCCCTCGCCGCGGTGCCGCACGCCTCCGTCGTCGTCGACCTGTGCTGCGGCTCGGGCGCGGTCGGCGCCGCCCTCGCCGCGTCCCTCGGACAGGTCGAGCTGCACGCCGCGGACATCGACGCGGCGGCGGTGAGCTGCGCCCGGCGCAACATCGCCGACCACGGCGGACACGCCTATGTCGGCGACCTGTTCGCGGCGCTTCCCGGACAACTGCGGGGCCGGATAGACATCTTGGCGGCGAACGTGCCCTACGTACCCAGCGGCGAGGTCCCCCTGCTGCCGGCGGAGGCCCGGGACCACGAGCCGCTCACCGCCCTCGACGGCGGCGGTGACGGGCTGGACGTGCTGCGCCGGGTCGTCGCCGAGGCGCCGCACTGGCTCGCCCCCGGCGGCTGTCTCCTCGTCGAGACCAGCGAGCGCCAGGCCCCGGCCGCTGTCGAGGCGTTCGCCCGCAGCGGTCTGACGGTGCGTCTGGCGGACGACGAGGAGCTGTACGCCCACGTGGTCGTCGGCACCAGGGTCAGGTAG
- a CDS encoding GNAT family N-acetyltransferase, giving the protein MSTTEPGHVLDNPALASLTGPHAHFAERRGRVLRYPVDVSPWLALPDEPDADDWADLAALAGPGAEVPLPGFRGELPAGWELTLQIEGVQFVDDGLAAAPEPEAVRLGPADVPEILDLIARTQPGPFEARTIELGTYLGIRRDGALIALAGERLHPPGWTEISAVCTDPAFRGEGLATRLILAVAHGIRERGETPFLHTSAGNTNAIRLYESLGFRLRRRTAFLAARVPERLGEGRESVPVA; this is encoded by the coding sequence ATGAGCACCACCGAGCCTGGGCACGTCCTCGACAACCCCGCCCTCGCCTCCCTCACCGGTCCGCACGCCCACTTCGCCGAACGGCGGGGCCGGGTGCTGCGCTACCCCGTCGACGTGTCGCCCTGGCTGGCGCTGCCGGACGAGCCGGACGCGGACGACTGGGCGGATCTCGCGGCGCTCGCCGGTCCCGGCGCGGAGGTCCCGCTGCCGGGCTTCCGCGGTGAGCTCCCGGCCGGGTGGGAGCTCACCCTCCAGATCGAGGGCGTGCAGTTCGTCGACGACGGGCTGGCCGCCGCACCCGAACCCGAGGCGGTCCGGCTCGGTCCCGCCGACGTACCCGAGATCCTCGACCTGATCGCCCGCACCCAGCCGGGGCCGTTCGAGGCCCGGACCATCGAACTGGGCACCTACCTGGGCATACGACGGGACGGCGCCCTGATCGCGCTGGCCGGCGAGCGCCTGCATCCGCCGGGCTGGACCGAGATCAGCGCGGTCTGCACCGACCCCGCCTTCCGGGGCGAGGGCCTGGCGACCCGGCTGATCCTGGCCGTCGCCCACGGCATCCGCGAACGCGGCGAGACGCCCTTCCTGCACACCAGTGCCGGCAACACGAACGCCATCCGCCTCTACGAGTCCCTGGGCTTCCGGCTGCGCCGCAGAACGGCGTTCCTGGCGGCACGGGTGCCGGAGCGGCTGGGGGAGGGGCGGGAATCGGTCCCGGTGGCGTAG
- a CDS encoding Rv1733c family protein, which produces MRGRVRGWRRRGNPLRRRSDVLEAWTALVVAVLLLVAVPLAGALAGRWGHADAQAVADRLRAERHRVRVEVVGHIPETVPSVEGVRQQTFRVTVRWTPPGEHARTATARVPAGTRTGEVVDVWFDTRGRSVAPPPTDTLVWQHAFTMGVCAAGGTAAVVLLGHVVIRRVAMRHRLGEWEREWARTEPQWTRRRPA; this is translated from the coding sequence ATGCGAGGCCGGGTGCGTGGCTGGCGCCGGCGGGGCAATCCGCTGCGGCGCCGGTCGGATGTGCTGGAGGCGTGGACGGCGCTGGTCGTCGCCGTGCTGCTGCTGGTCGCCGTGCCGCTGGCCGGGGCACTCGCCGGCCGGTGGGGCCATGCAGACGCCCAGGCGGTCGCGGACCGGCTGCGGGCCGAACGCCACCGTGTACGGGTCGAGGTCGTCGGCCACATACCCGAGACCGTGCCCTCGGTCGAGGGCGTCAGGCAGCAGACGTTCCGGGTGACCGTGCGGTGGACCCCGCCGGGTGAACACGCGCGGACGGCCACCGCCCGGGTCCCGGCGGGCACGCGCACGGGCGAGGTGGTGGACGTGTGGTTCGACACGCGGGGCCGGAGCGTCGCACCGCCGCCGACCGACACGCTGGTGTGGCAGCACGCCTTCACCATGGGTGTGTGCGCGGCCGGGGGTACCGCCGCCGTGGTGCTGCTGGGGCACGTCGTGATCCGCCGGGTGGCGATGCGGCACCGGCTGGGCGAGTGGGAGCGGGAGTGGGCCCGCACGGAACCCCAGTGGACCCGCCGCAGGCCCGCCTGA
- a CDS encoding sulfite oxidase-like oxidoreductase: protein MNVTRGFTGRPRVHHPGLPPGQYDAGDDWPVLSAEVTPDLAPADWTFRVDGLVGAPRTWDWDEAHALPGSAYEGDIHCVTSWSKFGVRFGGVSLDAFLAAVRPDASATHAVAYSHTGYTTNLPLSDLTGGRAWIAWEYDGKPLAAEHGGPARLLVPHLYFWKSAKWIAGLRLLDHDEPGFWEQNGYHARGNPWEEQRYAGD from the coding sequence ATGAACGTCACCCGAGGCTTCACCGGCCGCCCCCGTGTCCACCACCCGGGACTGCCACCCGGCCAGTACGACGCGGGCGACGACTGGCCCGTGCTGTCCGCCGAGGTCACGCCCGACCTCGCGCCCGCGGACTGGACCTTCCGCGTCGACGGGCTGGTGGGGGCGCCCCGCACCTGGGACTGGGACGAGGCGCACGCGCTGCCGGGGTCCGCGTACGAGGGTGACATCCACTGTGTGACCAGCTGGTCCAAGTTCGGGGTGCGGTTCGGGGGCGTGTCCCTGGACGCGTTCCTCGCGGCCGTCCGGCCCGACGCGTCCGCGACCCACGCCGTCGCGTACTCGCACACCGGCTACACCACCAACCTGCCCCTGTCCGACCTGACCGGCGGACGGGCGTGGATCGCCTGGGAGTACGACGGGAAGCCCCTCGCGGCCGAGCACGGCGGTCCGGCGCGGCTGCTGGTGCCGCACCTGTACTTCTGGAAGAGCGCCAAGTGGATCGCGGGCCTGCGGCTCCTCGACCACGACGAGCCGGGCTTCTGGGAGCAGAACGGCTACCACGCGCGGGGCAACCCGTGGGAGGAGCAGAGGTACGCAGGTGACTGA
- a CDS encoding SpoIIE family protein phosphatase, with translation MNGAGSSAAEGGGPTGPSGLLDVLNVASVVLDTQGRIALWSPQAEELFGYSANEALGRYAAHVMVHERHVDLVVQLFADVMATGESWAGAFPIRRKDGTTRLVEFRNMRLMDDRGDVYALGLATDRTTVRRLERDLALSTRMVAQSPNGLAVLDTDLRYVSVNPALERINGVPAADHLGRTIHEVLPRLDAEAVEAAARQVLRTGEPLVDRSTVGRTPADPDEDHVWSLSLYRLEDARGTVLGVAVSVVDVTDRHRAAVEAEAARRRLALIADASARIGTTLDLERTAFELADVAVPELADVAAVDLLDAVMSGRRTSLGPAESAVIRALAVRATDEPDALRAADQPGQVARYAPDRLVTECVRSGRPVMVAQVKDEDLGRIAHSPEAAALLARAGVHSYLAVPLIARGEVLGALDLKRTRNPLPFGHDDLLLARELAARAAVQIDNARWYQSARTTALTLQRSLLPSHPPVTGGLEVASRYQPAGATTEVGGDWFDVIPLPDGKTALVVGDVMGSGIDAAATMGRLRTATTTLASLDLDPTVLLEHLDRITQGLDHSIATCVYAVHDPRLGRCRIANAGHLPPVHIRPGRPPELLDLPTGAPLGVGGVPFSTTDIDFAPGDQLVLYTDGLVETRTHSLDERLEALLALLDDPARPLEEVCDLLLSALHHPANHDDVALLVARARAGE, from the coding sequence AATGAGGCGCTGGGGCGGTACGCGGCCCATGTGATGGTCCACGAACGGCACGTCGACCTGGTCGTGCAGCTGTTCGCCGACGTCATGGCCACCGGCGAGAGCTGGGCGGGGGCGTTCCCGATCCGGCGCAAGGACGGCACCACCCGGTTGGTGGAGTTCCGCAACATGCGCCTCATGGACGACCGGGGCGACGTCTACGCCCTGGGTCTCGCCACCGACCGGACGACGGTGCGCCGACTGGAGCGGGACCTGGCGCTGTCGACGCGCATGGTCGCGCAGTCCCCCAACGGCCTCGCCGTCCTGGACACCGACCTGCGGTACGTCTCGGTCAACCCGGCACTGGAGCGGATCAACGGCGTTCCGGCCGCGGATCACCTCGGCCGGACCATACACGAGGTGCTGCCCCGGCTGGACGCGGAAGCCGTGGAGGCGGCGGCGCGCCAGGTGCTGCGGACCGGGGAGCCGCTCGTCGACCGGTCCACGGTCGGCCGCACCCCCGCCGACCCGGACGAGGACCACGTCTGGTCACTCTCGCTGTACCGCCTGGAGGACGCCCGCGGCACCGTGCTGGGCGTGGCCGTCTCGGTCGTCGACGTCACCGACCGGCACCGGGCGGCCGTCGAGGCCGAGGCGGCGCGCCGCCGGCTGGCGCTGATCGCGGACGCCTCCGCCCGGATCGGCACCACCCTGGACCTGGAGCGCACCGCCTTCGAACTGGCCGACGTCGCCGTGCCGGAACTGGCGGACGTGGCCGCGGTGGATCTGCTCGACGCGGTGATGTCGGGCCGCCGCACCAGCCTCGGGCCCGCCGAATCGGCCGTGATCCGCGCCCTCGCGGTGCGCGCCACCGACGAGCCGGACGCCCTGCGGGCCGCCGACCAGCCCGGCCAGGTGGCCCGTTACGCGCCCGACCGGCTCGTCACCGAGTGCGTACGCTCGGGCCGGCCGGTCATGGTGGCCCAGGTCAAGGACGAGGACCTCGGGCGCATAGCCCACTCCCCTGAGGCGGCCGCCCTGCTGGCGCGGGCCGGTGTGCACTCCTATCTGGCCGTGCCGCTCATCGCGCGGGGCGAGGTGCTGGGCGCCCTCGACCTCAAACGGACCCGCAATCCGCTGCCGTTCGGCCATGACGACCTGCTGCTCGCGCGCGAGCTGGCGGCCCGGGCGGCCGTCCAGATCGACAACGCCCGCTGGTACCAGAGCGCCCGCACCACCGCGCTCACCCTCCAGCGCAGCCTGCTGCCGAGCCATCCGCCCGTCACCGGCGGCCTCGAGGTCGCCTCCCGCTACCAGCCCGCGGGCGCCACCACCGAGGTCGGCGGCGACTGGTTCGACGTCATCCCGCTCCCGGACGGCAAGACGGCGCTCGTCGTCGGTGACGTGATGGGCAGCGGTATCGACGCCGCCGCCACGATGGGCCGGCTGCGCACCGCGACGACCACGCTGGCCTCCCTCGACCTCGACCCGACCGTCCTCCTGGAACACCTGGACCGGATCACCCAGGGCCTGGACCACTCCATCGCCACCTGCGTGTACGCGGTGCACGACCCCCGGCTGGGGAGATGCCGGATCGCCAACGCCGGCCATCTGCCGCCGGTGCACATCCGCCCGGGCCGTCCGCCGGAGCTGCTCGACCTGCCCACGGGCGCGCCGCTGGGCGTGGGCGGGGTGCCGTTCTCCACCACCGACATCGACTTCGCCCCAGGCGACCAGCTCGTGCTGTACACGGACGGCCTGGTCGAGACCCGCACCCACTCGCTCGACGAACGTCTGGAGGCGCTGCTGGCGCTGCTCGACGATCCCGCGCGGCCCCTGGAGGAGGTGTGCGACCTGCTGCTGAGCGCGTTGCACCACCCCGCCAACCACGACGACGTGGCGCTGCTGGTGGCGCGTGCGCGGGCCGGGGAGTGA
- a CDS encoding ferredoxin reductase: protein MTETFTPPTRFAVPGRIAVSNRAAALWQTATLTEIRRETPQAATFRFAVPAWAGHLPGQHLMLRLTADDGYTAQRHYSIASAPDDDGHVELTLDHVDGGEVSGWFHTRAEPGDEVQVRGPLSGFFAWPGDRPALLIGAGSGVVPLMSMVRHHRARGLDVPLRLLVSARGPEELIYAREYGAETTPVFTRSAPEGVPVGRLAACHLAPLLAEEPAGGWEAYVCGSNAFAEHASRLLVQAGQPVDRIRIERFG, encoded by the coding sequence GTGACTGAGACCTTCACTCCCCCGACCCGGTTCGCGGTGCCCGGCCGGATCGCCGTGAGCAACCGGGCCGCCGCCCTGTGGCAGACGGCGACGCTCACCGAGATCCGCCGCGAGACCCCGCAGGCGGCCACCTTCCGGTTCGCGGTGCCGGCCTGGGCGGGGCATCTGCCCGGCCAGCACCTGATGCTGCGGCTGACCGCCGACGACGGCTACACCGCCCAACGGCACTACTCGATCGCCTCCGCGCCCGACGACGACGGGCACGTCGAGCTGACCCTGGACCATGTGGACGGCGGCGAGGTCTCGGGCTGGTTCCACACCCGGGCCGAGCCGGGTGACGAGGTCCAGGTGCGGGGTCCGCTCAGCGGCTTCTTCGCCTGGCCCGGCGACCGGCCCGCGCTGCTGATCGGCGCCGGCTCCGGGGTCGTCCCGCTGATGTCGATGGTCCGCCACCACCGGGCGCGCGGCCTCGACGTGCCGCTGCGGCTGCTGGTGTCCGCGCGCGGCCCCGAAGAGCTGATCTACGCGCGGGAGTACGGCGCCGAGACGACGCCCGTGTTCACGCGGAGCGCGCCGGAGGGCGTGCCCGTGGGGCGGCTCGCGGCATGTCACCTCGCTCCGCTGCTCGCCGAGGAACCGGCGGGCGGCTGGGAGGCGTACGTGTGCGGCTCCAACGCGTTCGCCGAGCACGCCTCGCGGCTGCTGGTCCAGGCGGGGCAGCCGGTCGACCGCATCCGGATCGAGCGCTTCGGCTGA